CAGGCTTGAATTGCCCGTTACTGACTGTGAACTCTCTTGGGGTAAATCTAGGGGCAAATAAAAAAATCGTAAAATATACATCTCCGACTTTCCTGCTCCATAGATAATAGCAATAGGATGGATCTTATCTCTTACCCGAGAGGGGTCTGCGCACGTTAAACCCATTCTACACACTCGCTGCCCTGTGTGTAGACAACGCGTGGGGAACTCACCTGTGCAAAACCATCAAGACCACACCAGTGCACGCGGCTCCCCcgatttctctctctccctctgactgCGCTGCGGGGTGCCGAGGGGGTGCCAGGTTTTGGGAAAGCCTGCCCGCGTACactttgctgttgttgttcGGCGGAGCCCCCAGATGTTCACTGCAGTCCAGATGCGCGGCCGCGTGCTGCAGGTGAGCGTGTCCGAGAGCTACAGCCCGTCAGGCACGCGCTAAGCTCTGCAGCGGAACGGCTCTGGACGTCCAAAttcgataaaaaaaaacccagataaaaaaaaaaacattaattaggAAATGGATGAATCGTAATAAAATGAACGAACTTATACTGAACTTCCGCCACCGCAATCTTGTTTCTCTCTTCCCTTTTTTGCGAAAACGAAGCCGTAACAGTAGCTTTGCTTGTGTAACCTGTGCTCTGCTGCAGCTCTAGGCACTGCGGGGATTCCTGTTACTACGAAGTGCCCAATGCAATACACCTTTCCAGGGTCGCTGCAACTGCCTATGCACCGTGGCAAGAACTGACCGCCCGCGCTGCCGGTCTCTGGCAATGCGACGCTTGAAATAGCTGAGGAGGGAGCGAGGCTGCGTGTCATACAGACAGCAGCACGCTGCGCTGTCCCGATTTCACACACCGGCTGCGCATCTCGCTCTGCTCGGCAGCCCACAGCCCATCCgcgagaaagaaaaaaaactcctcACAGGCGATGGGAATCAGACAGCACCACAATCCTCCTCCGCTCACTATATACTCTCCCTGTCTTCCACTCTGTCCCGCCTCCCCCCCATCCAATAGAAATGCTTCTACGTGCGACCTCCGTGCCTCTCCAACTGGGATTTACAGCAGGCGGAGGCGGGTGTGTGGTTGAGTGCCTTCTAATCCGGATTAAATGTTGATAACCTGCCCCGTGCAATCCCCTTTCTCTCTACATAGCCCTCTGCTGAGTCCCACTCCCTCAGTACCCTCTCCACCCACACACTGACATGCAGTGCTCTGTGCGCCTTGTGTACAGCAAAGCCTTCCTCCCAGTCCAACTGTGTGATTCCGCCTCTTCGAACTGCACTTCGTGTCTGTACTGCTTTGCTGAAGAGCCACGCAGTATGAAGCAAGCTCTGAGGTCCTGTGGGAGTGACACCTGTTCCCCATTGTGGTAGAAGGCCAGGAGAGACCCGGCTCTGTGCCGGTGACAGACGTGCTCCAGAATTGTCCTCCTAGCATAGAACATGTGTGCTAGATCCAGCTGAAGCACTAGCAACACCACCTACCCCATCTATCAGGAAGCACAGAACAGGAGCCATACAGAGCACAGACCCCTCCCTGCCCCTCTTGAGAGGCAGCAGTCAGTGAAGAGACCCTCTTCCAGACAGGCAAGAAGGACATGTGGAGCAGTGGTCAGGCTTTCAGACTTGACACCTGGAAGGTTGTGGGATCAAATCCAAGCTAAAACACTGGTGTTAACTGGTGTTATCCATAACATGAGTGAAGACCTCACCCTCATTATTCTAGTAAAAAACCCAGCTCTATACATGAGAACAAAAGTAAAATGCTTTGGATGCAAGTATCACCCAAATAAAGAATAGTACTCTTTAAATAAATATCAGATCACTGTCATTTGTCTATTGAGAAGTATGTGTAGCCTAATCACCCTGCAGTAGCATGAACATAAATTGCTTGCTGCAGTAATTGCAGTATAGAAACCTTGCTATTGCACCTAATGTAAATGACATTACAAACAAGCATTTAGCAAAGGTTTGCTTAGTTATGGGTCACAGCTCATTTAGCAAATAGGAACAATTTAAACTGAGGCTGTTGACTGATCTGATTATTGATCTGAATCTGAAGATCTGAATGATctcaacacctgaagaaggctccacggccaaaacattggattttctttcttctttttttcagcatggaataaacctattacttgttcgaTTGATCTGAATAGTTGTGAGAGATTAAAATTAACACATTTACTGTGTTAAGGAAAGAAACAAGTTTGTTTTCCACTGGAGGTGTTAATATAGTACATTGTATATTGAACAATTGTGACATCTGACACAGAACCACTTGTCACTGTATCAATTCAAACTGTGTTTTGAATAGGATTTTTGGTGACTGGGGACAGTGTGCTGTAAGAGCTGCCCTATTTTGAAGATGTTAAGCTGGTGTCCTATCTCCTTGACCATAAATTATGCTCTGACTCAGGCTGTATGAGTAGGGTGTTATACCCTAGACTTGTACATCTGACTTCCCTGAAGTTCctcttaatttaattaaagaggTCATTTCTGACATCAACTGGGGGTTGAAGTGAGCTCCTTCTATTCTATAGCTGAAGTGCTTTGGGGATGCAGACTTCTATATaaatgtgaggaattattattgttgctgTAACACCATTCTGTGACTGAGTATTTCATATGCAAGTATTACATTCTCCCTTGATGAGCTGCAGATCCACTTAGCTCTTCAGGCTTGACAGAGAGTGGACTGGTCCACAGAGGCAATCTCTCTCACAGGAGCCGAGCACAGCTCTTGTACGAAGTCCTCCtcactgatgaaaaaaaaaacatccagcaCCTCCTCCTGCCACTGCTGATGCCCTGAGACGGAAACTGGGTGTGGACAAACATTCCAGCTCCCCAGTGctcctcagaagagcccagagaAGGACATCTGACAACTGAGTCACCTGCCAGGTTCTTCTGAACTTCTGATTCTGCTGCTAATAGACTGGTTACAGCTGTAGTCTGCCTGTTCTTcagctactgctactactaccaGTTAAAGCAAGAATATTGgtatcatcatcataataataatagttttaaattaaataaactttaagACTCTGTTTCAATAGGAAAAAGTCATATGTACAATGAATGCAAACAGAACCTCACTTCTCTGATTTAACATGTTaccagtattgttttttttctttctggaacTGTGGCTGATCCCAGCAGTCCACATGCTTCTGGAGCAATGATTGATTCCTGGACCATGTCCAGGATTCTCCCGGCTGCAGTGCCCGGCCTGGGGAACTTGGGTTGGGCACAGGGTCATTCCCTGGCAACCGTGACCCCTGGCACGTTCTGGGCACCTGGGAGCCTACAGTGTTGTAAGGTAGACCTGAGTCTCTTTTCTGATCAATAATACCCGTTCTGCACAGGTACTCGGTGTCAAACAGCAGAGGTGTGTGTGACTTCTTTACAATGTTTTCCTTTATGGAACAGAGGGAGAAAAGTCTTTCACCCTTGTGCTGGAATGGAGTTTGAAGAAGCAAAACTGAACCGATCAAGAACTGCCATTTACAAGCTGCCAGGCTGTCACAAAAGAGATTCTGCCTCTTTAACAAATCGTTAAACACTACAGCCTAgagttttttctgttttcacaaaTCATATTTTAGTCAAAATGTGATCTTTTAGTATGTGGGAAGTGTAGGAAGAACCGGGTGTGGTAGTTTAAAAGAGCAGCACTTGTTCAGGTCTATGGTGTCGATCCACACTGGGCGTTAGACAAACAGAGACAACAAGTAAGAAGTACCCCCGAGAAAGCTTAGTGACCTTTCACTCTCGCTTCCTGCAGCTGGAAAGCAGGGAAGAGACTGGGGATATTTAGGGTTGATTGCAGGATGGGAGTGATTAATTAGCGATGCTTCGTTTATTGCTGCGATGAAACATGCTGCCGCAGCACAATTCTCTCCAGGAGCAGGCAGATAATTCTCCCCTTCTCAGCACTTCCTTGGCAACACAATTCCTGGGCCCCACACACAGCCCCACTTCAGGACAAAAGGAAGAGCGCTGTGCATGGGACACCTCCTCTGACAGGAGCCAGCTGGGCACTGCTGTCCCTTTTCGGACAGAGGGAAGCACAGACTGGGTCTTTCTGGCAATGGGGAGCAGTCCATTGGCCAACAAGGTGAGAAGAACTCACCCATCTTGATGATGCTTATATCAGTATTTGCTGCAGTTAGGGAGGATTTAATAAATATGAGTGGACATTTtagtcaaattttaaatgacccTTACAACATTTATCTTGCTGTAGCTGTTAGGCACAGCCGTTTTTATCttctttttcaaatatttcacaCATCATTGTTTAGACTAGTATCACagactgaatttgttttttgcttatCAAGCATGATTTTTAGATGCAGCCTGGTTGAGATCAGAAAAGGGGACTTCCACGAGGGAAGAGGAACAAGGTTAAACAGGTTAAACCCCAGACAAGCTCGTGGGGGCAGCGAGAAGAGAAAACTCACTGATTCCCAGGTGGTGTCTAGTGTCTGTTCAACTGAATAAGTATTGGTTGTATAGCAGACATTTTACCGCAGAAATGTTCTAACATGATCTGCTTGCAGAGTTAACAAATAAgcagtatttgttggcaaaactgtCTAGAAGtagagagcaatatttctttttaataaaaatagaaatattgctctgaatacattataaaatgtttggTTGCCTGGTTCTGAATCCCAAAACATGGTATtacgcatacctggaaatttggtCTAAATTagtgatgtaaattggaaagatttacaagttactgtgcacattaactttcattgtggtttaaaaggcactcatcaatgctgattcttttttaaccacaaaatataaaaatgttgttgcagtttccctttaagaAGGACTATGTATGTTAGAAATATGTAGTAAGAAAAATATCTAACCATCTTTTTGGTATCACATTTCTGAGTGGCTGGTCTTTTTTGTCTAAACTGGAGTTGACTACTGCTTCTAATAGAAGTTATTAAACGTGATTAAATGTTATccaggaaaacagaaaaaagaatgtCTCAAGTTGAACTTGTTTCAGTGATTTTGGGAGTTAACTTCAAAAAGAGGggacacatttttttattgtttttctggGCAGGATTATTTAGCACAGATTggcaaacacatacagtactgtgtatCTCCTGTGCCATCTTTCaaaattaaacttaaattaaaacatctaTTATGAGTTTGTCTAATGATTTAAACTTGAAAAACTTATGAAAGCAAAAGCAGTTAGTAGAACATTTACATCAAATAActtatagtattattattattattattattattaataattatttgagAGGGTCAttttctgttcctcaggctgtgacaagAGATCCCAAACTAGGCTGCATCTCTAATGAGTTTTCTCCCTTCTACCCCATTAGGATTGATAGCTGTTGTGCTTTTGTCAGGTGTGAGAATTCTGGgatttaatttgttaattttagGAAGAATGTGTATATGATTCTTGAGCGTTTCGTGCagtgcagcagaaagtgcatctcTGTGCTTCTCCCTGCTGGTGgtaggagcacagcctgtcctctctcttAGCCAGGTTTGCCTTTGTTGTCCAGTCTGTGAGCTCTGAGcctgtcagggtctgtttctgcttGTTGTCTCCCTCCTGGCCCATATATATTGACTACTAAGGGCCCCGGAGTATCCcgatttgtgctgtgtttgtgtgtcccaGGGGGTGAGGCAGACTTATTTGGTTTGTGCAGCAGTTTGGTAGATTCTGATCCAAGATGTTTTAGCAGGGCTGTTCTGAAGCTGAGGCAGTGAGAGACTGGAGAGAGAGCTGTCTAAGACCTCAACGCAAACCACATCTATCAGCTAACATCTTCTACAGTTAAACTTAAGAACACCATCACGGAGAGCATACTAACCATGTCACCGAGACACCTTAGGGATTTGATTGACAAGCCTGAGATGGGACACAAACctctaaagaaaaacaaaaacgtgATGTTACTGTACCAGCAGGTGGTGATCTCTGgtgcaacattttcaaaaccagCGCACGAGTAATTGCATCACATAAACCGTGCCTTTACAAACGAAAGGAGCTACGACCTTCACCAAGAAGCTATAGCCTTTTGGCAGAAGTGATGGATCATTGCCATCTAGCGTCAGTGATTGTGTCATACGCTACAGGAGAAGCCCCCCGTCACGTGATCTGAGTCTGGCCACCTGATCCTGCGGGCTGGTAGACGCTTGCAAACAAGACGCTCGAAAGTTACGTTTCAGCTGAAATCAGAGAGTTACGGCAACTTTTTAGTTTTGCAAAATGTCTTTTTGCTCTTTCCTAGGAGACGAGATTTATAAAGATCACTTCAAGCCGGGTAAGCGGGTgcatttttaagtatttttatctCAAGTTTGGTCGGTAATGTGATATAACTAGTGCCCAGTACGTTTCGTAACAGTGTCAGTGGGTTTAACAGACGAAAAATGAGCAGCAACAAGAAGACAGAATCAAACTTCTTTTATGCCACATCCATAAGGATAGCTATTAATAATATGCTGCGAATAACGTAACTGAATATAAACCGATATTAGACCTTCGGTCGGTATGCAGGTGAAGCGATTATTTgcaagagagatctctcttgcTGTTTTCGAAatttttcatcttttattttttggggggacaTTTTAAGAACAGTGCAAACAAGGTAGCCCCCAAAAAGATGTACACGATTTTTTCCACCAATCGTTGTCTCCAaaacttgtaaaaaaatattagattATATTAATAAGTTAAAGTGACGATACGTTCAGCTAGTTAAGGGGACGGACCGCCGTGTTTCTCACAGTGCGGTTCAAAGACAACCCCGCAGCATACAAAACCGGCTGTGGTGTCGAGTGTCTTAACGCCTGCTCCGCGTTTCGTGCTTTTAATCAGCTGTAATGACTGCTCCTTTCTCAAGGTATCTACCTGTGTGCGAAATGTGGCCACAAGCTGTTTTCTAGCAGGTCCAAGTACGAGCACTCATCCCCTTGGCCCGCCTTCACCGAGACCCTTCAGGAGGACAGCGTGTCCAAGTTCGTAGAGAGGCCGGGCGCTCTAAAGGTGAGAGCTTCCTCATCCCACCTGCGAGACATCCAGGCGAAATGCTTAGCTTGTTCGCTTTAGTCCACACGAAAGAGgtttttttctgagaaaaaaaaatcaaataataacCCTATCAGATAGTTTTGCATTATTTCAACAATGTAAAAAGGATAACGTCGGAACCTGATTTTATGCTGCAGCAATATTGTTGCGTTTCCCCAGAACAGATTTGCTCTTTGGCAGTGGAGAGGGTGGGACTGCTGGGGCTGTGTTCCCCCGCTGACCGCAGTGGCTCTGTGTTCTAGGTGTCTTGTGGGAAGTGTGGGAATGGACTGGGCCATGAGTTCCTGAACGATGGGCCCAAGGATGGGCTGTCCCGCTTCTGAATCTTCAGCAGCTCACTCAAATTTGTCCCCAAAGGTATGTACTGTCCGGACCTGGCAGCTGGTGGACAAGTCCCTCTAGAAACAGAGGGGTGTCCTCGATTGGTCATGCGGTCAGCTCGGTCATGATGGTAGTCGTGCAGAGCATGTCAGCCGCGCCTTCATCCCCACCCACTCGCTTCCAAGTTACACAGTGCTGGGAAACCTTAACATGCGCACAGAAGAACCGTGTTCCTGTTTCAACTCTGGGGGGGTTTTATGTACAACAGGCCTTTGCTGAAAATCTGTACCAGTGTCAAAAGTGACTATTGATAAGATCAACATGGCAGCCTGCTTTGGAATGAGAAGTGAATCGTGATCCAGGAAGCTCGAGGGGAAACGATGTGGAatggcatttctttacacaaagggttgtgggagtatggaacaagttgCCCCAGCCTTGTTTTTACCCTTCAAGACACAGCTACAGAAGGTGGCCCCACTCCTGCACTGACTTGTGCTCTTTTGTTTTCCAGACAAGATGGATGGAGCAGGGAAGGGGCAGTAAGAGTGGGCTGTGGTACCAGGACAAGCAGTGGTCTTCAGGAGAGGGCTGAGAGGCCCCTGTGCTTTGCTAGGGTCTGAGCAGATCATGAAGTGCTCTGGAAAAAGCCCATGTGGGACTTCCAGGGCACAGATGGGTAAATGACCATGCCAGACAACAAGAACTGGGCTCCTGCTTTATTTTTCCacaaggacacacacacatttgtttttaatttgttttcttgacTCCCACTCTCTTTTCTGCAAACAGCTCTGCCTAAAGGAAAGCTCATCATGGGGTGAAAGAAGACTCAGAACATAAATCTCCTGAGCTTGACGTCTAAAAGAAGGTGCTGTttggtttcttgaaaaaattCATAGACGTGATCAAGGACAGTGGTGTAGCTGACAGTTTCATGGCTAGAGAAGCCCTCTAACAGTGACACGATTCACAGAATTTCGTGTTATACCTACACATATAATGAGTTTACAAATTATCATCTGGAAAGCCACCCTCTTTGAGCTGGCTATAACCTCCATTACCGAATACCATCGCTTTATCTTTGTGTAGAATTGGCAAACTTTATAAACTTTTCAATATTTACTACattctcagaaaaaaacattaaaagcagCTTTATAGTTgccttaattattttttaacagtgtTTCTATTATTTATCAATTAATTTACCAGTATTGGTGATTTTCGTAactattatttgttttataacacacaaaaacagttttgttaatTTCCACTCAAGCCCTGATCCTGCGATGATGGCTTCGAAATCCAGTCCACACGTTTATTTGTACCAGAATTTTAGGGTTGAAATGATATTtccagaaaaatatttcaaatatctcttaaaaactgtgttttacTTCAGCTCATTTCAGGTGCTTTCCAGTGTTAATGAACAGAAACATGCTGCGGGATGTAACATTGCTGAGttataaaatacacatttacaaCACTTGTTACAACAACAAATATGTgaacatgttcatgtacatgtCAACATTCTTTAAGACAAAACAATACTgtccttaaaataaataaagtttgTCCACAGACATGATTTAAACCTGCTCTTCCTTGTGGTGATTACCATGTGCAACTGTAACATTAAGAGTATTGGGcaataaaattactttttttgttgttttccctTTCCCTTATAATACAGTTACTACTAGCTATACTTTACCACAAATCCTCTAGCCCCTTCCCTAATTTGTAAGTTACTGTGTCTTTTGTCTTAAATGATCACAGTTTACACACCTATTTCTCTTCGATGCTCCTTACATATGTCATCCCCACTCATGGATCTCAGCAtgcagtgtatactgtattgtcTGCATCCTGTGTATCTAAACCGTTTTTTCCTGTTATTGAAGGTATTTTCTATCATTGTATTGGATCTTTCCTTATTTCTATGTTCTTTACCAGAAATCCAGACACCTTCAATCAGAATTGATTGTATCTTTATTTGTACAGTTTAACACAATTTCAtacattctgaaaagtaattacaaataaaaactcTGAAAAAGAATCTGTATCTTAAAAGCAAtacattatgtatttttataaatagtGTTTTTGAAATCTGTTGTATGAGATGAGGGCAATTATTGTCAGGGATTGTAAGTCATTTTGCAAATTCATAATTTCTTAGTTAATAAGTAATGTTTTTTACAGCTCTGAAACCCTTTTTAGCAAAtgagtttttgtgtcttagaATGCTCTCACGCACTAGCAGCTTttctggaccccttgcagttttGCCtgccagaacaacagatcagtggatgatgccgTCAACCTAGCACTGCATACAGCTTTGGaccacctggacactaagaactcatatgtgagaatgttggttctggactacagttcagcattcaattccatcataccaagtcaactggtgacaaagctaaGGGGACTAGGACTATGCAACTCtttctgcaactggctgctggacctCTTAATTGAGAGAACACAGGTGGTGCAGAGaggtaataaaacatcaacaccactcaccctgagcactgccACCCctcaaggctgctgtctgagtccaaggttgtactccctattcagtcacgactgcacagcaagacaccaCACAACTGCATCATTAAATTTGCGGATAACACCGCTATAATAGGCCTGATCGGCGAtcatgacgagtccacttacagggatgaagtcgtacagctgcttaggtggtgttatagcaataacctggacttgaacatgagtaaaacaaaagagctaatagtggaatTTCGGAGACAGAGGCTGCACACTCaatattgatggaacggaagtggaaacagtcaccaacTTGAGGtctttgggaattcacatctctaaagatctaacctggactgtgaacactgactctatcatgaagaaggctcagcagcgcctttatttcttgaggtgcctcaagaatggtcaatatggcccagaagatcatcggctgcgatcaccgagattaaacagctctatgaggatcACTGCCGTTGTAGAaatctggccatcacagaggacagtcgcCACCCGGgccatgagctcttcaccccactgccatCAGGTAAGAGATACAAGAGCTTATAGACACCCTCTTCATTAGCTTCTACCAAAAAGCAGTGTGATTGGTGAACACATTTGGCCATGCCCTTTGGACCACActtacaccatctacctcattgtaatttcatttattgcaaaaattgtttacatgtctgcattacTTGTTTATTTGCATATTGTCTTGATACTCTATGAGCTGGATCAGGTAATCTGCAGCCTGTTTTCTGCCAGCCCTCCTCAGAAGGGAAATCAGATGGCTGGAGACCCTGAGCTGGATATTTGAGGATCTCTGAAGTGAGCTACAGTAGCATGAATAGGTGTGTCTGTGAGGGAAAGGTGGTGGATTTCTCTTCTACAGCAGCTCAGGCTCACTCGTATTACAGTTCCCACACACGGGGATActgaagaggggaaaaaaatgttgtctCCCAGCTGTCTTGACGCAGTTTGAATATTATGAACAGCAGATTTCTGCAGGATCCGATAGATTTTCAAAAGGATTTGAGCCAGGACTTTGATAATCTCACAAGGACATTTACTTTCTTATTCATAAGCAGCTTCAGTGTAGCTCTGGACTTAAGTTTTTGTTATTGTCCTGCTGAATGGAGAATTTTTCCCAGTGTAAGGTCTAaagtttgttgttgtttttaatctctttacaAGCTAATTCTTTCATCCTCTGGTACTGGAAGAGGTCTGATTGagccatgttgttaaatggtGTTTTGTATTATGGTACTGTGCTGTTGTTGCATTGTattattttcatgtattttcTATGTTTATGAGCCCTTGATGTACAAAATGAATCTCCTTTGGGGCAGTAAAGTcgaattcaatttaattttctcaTGATGAGCATGACAGTCATCAAAATTTATTTTAGTGCTGGATTTTTTTGCGTTGCACTGAATATTCTGAAGTTTAATTTACTCCTTCTGAAAAACTACATTGATCTAACTGGAGAAGATGTGCATACGATTTATTGTGACTCACAAAAGTGCGTATCGGAAAGACTAACATCACAAGACGTACTCTAGTTCCTTTCAGGAGTTCTCTTTGTGTGGTACACAGGCAGGCTAACTGTGATTGGTTAACAGATGTgcaggtaaaatcattttaatttttgtttgtttggaccttaaaatcattttactttTCAAATCATGCTAgttagaataaaatattaaattcatCAGAGTGAATTCACTACATTAAATGAGTTAACATTTATTGCAGAATTATTATGTACAGATCCTCAATATTCTGATAAAGGCTTTTCATTGCTTATTGATAGATTATATCAATCTACTTATCAGTAGAGTATTTGTAAATGAATTAGTAGTTACTGACCTCTGCAAAGCTcatgagcatatatatatatatgttattcAAAAGTAAACATCTTATCTTTAATAACTTGTGTATTACATGTTTATAAAGAATTACATTACCTAAACTGCAAAATTTCTTGTCTACCTTATTGCCCTTTACAGCTTGTAATGTATTCAAATGGAGTGATACAGTTACTGTCagctttttaatacattttgacaGCTTTTTTAATACTATATTGAAGTGTCTGtgattttttaatagaaatagaatggattaattaattttctgtttgataaggttttttttttaatttggctgggaaagaaaatgcaacacATAATATACCAGACAGTAGACATTTGTACACTATTTTGTTATTTGATGCATGTTTGCTGTTCAAAATGCAATGAGGCTTTACAAAGTTCAGATCTCGTGTCATATGTCATACAAAATTTCACACCACAGTTGTAGATTTTGTGGTCATATTCCCAGTATATTAGTGGCTGGAGAATTTTTGTATAGAATCGTAtgccttctgtttttttgtgagtGCTTTAACTGTTTCTCAATATAAATAAGCCCAATGATTAACTGCTTCAGGATGGAAACTACTACCGATGAAACCAGCGGTATAAGCAAGCAAAAAGAGATGGGTCCCTCTAAAGCACAGAGGCCATCAGGAGGGCAGAAACTGGAGCAGCTACCTGCCGtcgtgggacctcctgcagattgggaacgggtaaggcaattcgacacgagcccactcctcttcccactgcttacacccctataacaaatagtttcagggtattcaagtacaggataaagagattaca
This sequence is a window from Lepisosteus oculatus isolate fLepOcu1 chromosome 19, fLepOcu1.hap2, whole genome shotgun sequence. Protein-coding genes within it:
- the msrb1b gene encoding methionine-R-sulfoxide reductase B1b produces the protein MSFCSFLGDEIYKDHFKPGIYLCAKCGHKLFSSRSKYEHSSPWPAFTETLQEDSVSKFVERPGALKVSCGKCGNGLGHEFLNDGPKDGLSRFUIFSSSLKFVPKDKMDGAGKGQ